In the Chroococcidiopsis sp. SAG 2025 genome, one interval contains:
- a CDS encoding helix-turn-helix domain-containing protein, with the protein MPAPLRIVLTESEDRTLSELRVAKTVAQRTRDRAQMLRLNAQGWVVPAIAEIFECQEQTVRETIRRWQQQGLGGLWDASGRGAKAKWQEADMAYLEQCLEQEARTYNSQQLAQKLEQERQVNLSADRIRRILKKRALVGSGLDTRNGADKILSTKHSSKPT; encoded by the coding sequence ATGCCTGCTCCTTTACGTATCGTTTTGACAGAGTCAGAAGACCGGACGTTGAGTGAACTTCGGGTTGCCAAAACCGTTGCTCAACGTACCCGAGATCGAGCACAAATGCTTCGACTCAATGCTCAAGGATGGGTAGTGCCAGCGATTGCCGAAATTTTTGAGTGCCAAGAGCAGACAGTGCGCGAAACCATCCGCCGTTGGCAGCAGCAAGGGTTAGGTGGATTATGGGATGCTAGTGGACGAGGAGCTAAAGCCAAATGGCAAGAAGCAGACATGGCCTACCTAGAACAATGCCTAGAGCAAGAAGCCAGAACCTATAATAGTCAACAGCTAGCCCAGAAGCTAGAGCAAGAACGACAGGTAAACCTAAGTGCTGACCGGATTCGCCGCATTCTAAAAAAAAGGGCTTTAGTTGGAAGCGGACTCGACACTCGCAACGGGGCAGACAAGATCCTGAGTACAAAGCACTCAAGCAAGCCGACTTAG
- a CDS encoding glycosyltransferase: MTHEQPFFSIIIPTYNRPERLANCLQSIAQLNYPLDRFEVIVVDDGSEMPIEPVVASFGEQLNLTAIAQQNSGPANARNTGATRARGQFLVFTDDDCMPAPEWLKTLEVRFKAAPHCLVGGRTLNALPDNLYSTASQVLIDFLYEYYNADRDRSNFFASNNLALPAERFHALGGFDTTFPLAAGEDREFCDRWLQHGYQMIYAPEAQVYHAHKLTLYAFWRQHYNYGRGAFCFHQVRARRNMERIKVEPFSFYFNLLKYPFSQGASQPALAIATLFMLSQIANVSGFFWETTSYSR, encoded by the coding sequence ATGACACATGAGCAACCTTTCTTCTCAATTATTATCCCTACGTACAATCGCCCAGAACGACTAGCAAATTGTCTTCAATCGATCGCTCAGCTAAACTATCCCCTCGATCGCTTTGAAGTCATAGTGGTAGATGATGGTAGCGAGATGCCAATCGAGCCAGTTGTTGCATCCTTTGGCGAACAACTCAATCTCACTGCGATCGCGCAACAAAATTCTGGTCCGGCAAACGCACGCAACACTGGTGCGACTCGCGCCAGGGGTCAGTTTCTAGTGTTCACTGATGACGATTGTATGCCTGCTCCTGAATGGTTGAAAACCCTAGAGGTTCGTTTCAAAGCAGCACCACATTGTCTCGTCGGTGGTCGGACGCTCAACGCCCTGCCCGATAATCTCTACTCAACAGCTAGCCAAGTACTAATTGATTTCCTCTATGAGTACTACAATGCCGATCGCGATCGGTCAAACTTCTTTGCCTCTAACAACTTAGCTTTACCCGCAGAACGTTTCCACGCCCTGGGCGGCTTTGACACCACTTTTCCCCTAGCTGCGGGAGAAGATAGAGAGTTTTGCGATCGCTGGTTACAGCACGGTTACCAAATGATTTATGCACCAGAAGCCCAAGTTTATCACGCTCATAAACTCACGTTATACGCATTCTGGCGACAACACTACAACTATGGGCGCGGTGCTTTTTGTTTTCACCAAGTACGCGCTCGCCGCAACATGGAACGCATCAAAGTAGAGCCTTTCTCGTTCTATTTCAACTTGTTAAAGTATCCTTTCTCGCAGGGAGCAAGTCAGCCAGCACTAGCGATCGCAACTCTATTTATGTTATCTCAAATCGCCAATGTATCAGGCTTTTTTTGGGAAACAACAAGTTATTCAAGATGA